In the Salmo trutta chromosome 13, fSalTru1.1, whole genome shotgun sequence genome, aggtggatgaacgcagtgcccttgtttgggtgtagggcctgatcagagcctgaaggtatggaggtgccgttcccctcacagctccgtaggcaagcaccatggtcttgtagcggatgcgagcttcaactggaagccagtggagagagcggaggagcggggtgacgtgagagaacttgggaaggttgaacaccagacgggctgcggcgttctggatgagttgtaggggtttaatggcacaggcagggagcccagccaacagcgagttgcagtaatccagacgggagatgacaagtgcctggattaggacctgcgtcgcttcctgtgtgaggcagggtcatactctgcgaatgttgtagagcatgaacctacaggatcgggtcaccgccttgatgttagtggagaacgacagggtgttgtccaggatcacgccaaggttcttagcactctgggaggaggacacaagggagttgtcaaccgtgatggcgagatcatggaacgggcagtccttccccgggaggaagagcagctccgtcttgccgaggttcagcttgaggtggtgatccgtcatccacactgatatgtctggcagacatgcagagatgcgattcgccgcctggttatcagaagggggaaaggagaagattaattgtgtgtcgtctgcatagcaatgataggagagaccatgtgaggatatgacagagccaagtgacttggtgtatagcgagaataggagagggcctagaacagagccctgggggacaccagtggtgagagcgcgtggtgcggagacagattctcgccacgccacctggtaggagcgacctgtcaggtaggacgcaatccaagcgtgggccgcgccggagatgcccaactcggagagggtggagaggaggatctgatggttcacagtatcaaaggcagcagataggtctagaaggatgagagcagaggagagagagttagctttagcagtgcggagagcctccgtgacacagagaagagcagtctcagttgaatgcccagtcttgaaacctgactgattaggatcaagaaggtcattctgagagagatagcaggagagctggccaaggacggcacgttcaagagttttggagagaaaagaaagaagggatactggtctgtagttgttgacatgggagggatcgagtataggttttttcagaaggggtgcaactctcgctctcttgaagacggaagggacgtagccagcggtcaaggatgagttgatgagcgaggtgaggtaggggagaaggtctccggaaatggtctggagaagagaggaggggatagggtcaagtgggcaggttgttgggcggccggccgtcacaagacgcgagatttcatctggagagagaggggagaaagaggtcaaagcacagggtagggcagtgtgagcaggaccagcggtgtcgtttgacttagcaaacgaggatcggataacgtcaaccttcttttcaaaatggttgacgaagtcatccgcagagagggaggagggggggggggagggggaggaggattcaggagggaggagaaggtagcaaagagcttcctagggttagaggcagatgcttggaatttagagtggtagaaagtggctttagcagcagagacagaagaggagaatgtagagaggagggagtgaaaggatgccaggtccgcagggaggcgagttttcctccatttccgctcggctgcccggagccctgttctgtgagctcgcagtgagtcgtcaagccacggagcaggaggggaggaccgagccggccttgaggataggggacagagaaaatcaaaggatgcagaaagggaggagaggagggttgaggaggcagaatcaggagataggttggagaaggtttgagcagagggaagagatgataggatggaagaggagagagtagcgggagagagagagcgaagggtgggacggcgcaataccatccgagtaggggcagagtgagaagtgttggatgagagcgagagggaaaaggatacaaggtagtggtcggataATAATATGGCTACTGGttcacctaaagcccattattgtgggaagctgttatagaccaccaagtgctaacagtcagtatctggataatatgtgtgaaatgcttgataatgtatgtgatatcaacagagaagtataatTTCTGGGTGATTTagatattgactggctatcatcaagctgctcactcaggaaaaaacttcaaactgtaaccagtgcctgcaacaggttgtcagtcaacctaccagggtagttacaaaatgcacaggaattaaatcatcaacatgtattgatcacatctttactaatgctgcagatatttgttTTAAAGCAGtgtccaaatccataggatgtagtgatcacaatataatagccatatctaggaaaaccaaagttccaaaggatgggcctaatatagtgtataagaggtcatacaataagttttatagtgattcatatgttataaagaatatttgctggtctatGGTGTGtcatgaggagcaaccagacactgcacttgacgcatttatgaaactacttattccagtaaCTAATAAGCActcacccattaagaaaatgactgtaaaaactgttaaatccccttggattgatgaggaattgaaaaattgtatggttgagatggatgaggcaaaaggtatggcaattaagtctggcagcccaactgattggcaaacgtactgcaaattaagaaatcatgtgaataaacaaaataaaaataaactacattATGAaccaaagataaattatataaagaatgatagtaaaaagctttggggcaccttaaatgaaattttgggacaaaagccaactcggctacttcattcattgaatcagatggctcattcatcacaaatcccactgatattgcaaactacttgaattactttttcattggcaagataagcaaacttagggatgacgtgccagcaacaaacgctgacactacacatccaagtatatcgggtcaaattatgaaagacaagaattgtacttttgaattctgtaaagtcagtgtggaagaggtgaaaaaattattgttgtctatcaacagtGACAAgacaccggggtctgacaatctggatggaaaatgactgaggataatagcagacgatattgccactcctatttgccacatcttcaatttaagcctactagagagtgtgtgccctcaggcctggagtgaacctaaagtcattccgctacccaagaatattaaagccccctttactggctcaaaaagccgaccaatcagcctgttaccaacccttagtaaacttctggaaaaaattgtgtttgaccagatacaatgctatttcacagtaaacaaattgacaacagaatttcagcatgcttatagggaaaggacactcaacaagcacagcatttacacaaatgactgatgattggctgagagaaattgatgataaaatgattgtgggggctgtcttgttagacttcagtgcagcttttgacattatcaatcatagtctgatgctggaaaaacttgtgttatggctttacaccccctgctataatgtggataaagagtgacttgtccaacagaacacagagcgtgttctttaatggaagcctctccaatatAATACAGATAGAattaggaattccccagggtagctgtttaggccccttgcttttttcaatttgtactaacgacatgccactgactttgagtaaagtcaGAGTGTCTATGTAACACTATACCTGTCAgttactacagtgactgaaatgactgcaacactcaacaaagagctgcagttagtttcagagtgggtggcaagaaataacttatccctaaatatttctaaaactaaaagcattgtatttggaacaaacaCTCATTAAACACTAAACcttaactaaatcttgtaataaataatgtggaagttgagcaagttgagattaCTTAAccgcttggagtaaccctagattgtaaactgtcatggtcaaaacatattgatgcagtagctaagatggggagaagtctgtctaaaATAAAGCAGTGCTCTGccttaacactatcaacaaggcaggtcctacagggcctagttttgtcgcaccttgacaactgttcagttgtgtgatcaggtgccacaaaaaaaggacttaggaaaattgcaattggctcagaacagggcagcacggctggcccttggatgtacacagagagctaatattaataatatgcatgtcaatcacTCCTGGctaaaagtggaggagagattgacttcatcactacttctatttatgagaggtattgacatgtctGTCTAAATTACTGCCGCACAGCTCAGACAccaatgcataccccacaagacatgccacaagaggtctctttacagtccccaagtccagaacagactatgggaggcacacagtacgacatagagccatgactacatggaactctattccacatcaagtaactgatgcaagcagttaaatttgatttaaaaaacagataaaaaaacaccttatggaacagcagggactgtgaagcaacacaaacattggcacagacacacacacacacacacacacacacacacacaataacatatgcactatacatacagttgaagttggaagtttacatacaccttagccaaatacattcaaacttagtttttcacaattcctgacatttaagccgagtaaaaattccctgtcttaggtcagttttgatcaccactttattttaagaatgtgaaatgtcagaataatagaggagagaatgatttatttcagcttttatttctttcatcacatacccagtgggtcagaagtttacatacactcagaaCTACAGTATccattcagaccccagtcctacctactgtcatgacgttggcctgtgggtaaggtttatgaccccccataaatacctttctcccttcccctctctctctgaccctactgaaggacttttgaatagcctttgttaaatatagagagtctgggaacatcaaacaagtggggggaaaggaaccatatttcggtaatagaaccagttggaaatatagcaggtacttaatgagtatggatgtcagttcggttgtcatctgagacattatgactgatgacaggacaacataaactgtacctgggaaagtctaaacattctagttatcagattcacatggaattgctgtgcaatttaaatgtttgatattgaaactgtttgttaggagattaaatgtaattttagcttccaaatgagagaattgggttttcataaggaaagagccctgaccaatcagtggcccgcccctgtgaagagacaggggttataaacgatgaaacacacccttctcccctcgccactatataagtcaGTGACAAAATGTAACCAGTCAgttccgggtacgtgaggtctgcagcctctgcgttcaAAGGactcacatgtcaagtacagaactaagccaacctcagcgtgagctttggttgtgaatggtatgaactttgaactctgaTTCACtgcagaagtgatacttcctagccattgagttagcagcggccgctgtagacgtgggctaggaaaggacggacaacggatccagtctaacacacaacgaagatactacaacgtatccattttaccaccagtgacattcttccgaggacaggaagatctctgttggccaacacggccagcatctacgaccaacctaccgaagcgcagctcagagtaagtATTTATTGcgttttccttttccaaatgggtggtaatttagaatgcatacgataCTGTATTTAAAATGGCATAGCTGCTTTCTCTGCACAGCTGCtttctctgcacagctattttcaggactctccagagatgttcgatcggtttcaagtccgggctctggctgggccactcaaggacattcagagacttgtcccgaagccactcctgcattgtcttggcagtgtgcttagggtcgttgtcctgttgaacattcgccccagtctaaggtcctgagagctctgaagcaggttttcatcaaggatctctctctactttgctctgttcatctttgatccatcctgactagtctcccagtccctgcccctgaaaaacatccccacagcatgatgctgtcaccaccatgcttcaccgtaagaatggtgccaggtttcctccagacgtgaggcttagcgttcaggccaaagagatcagtcttggtttaatcagaatacagaatacagaatacagaagctgtcatgtgcattttattgAGGAGAAGCTTCCGtatggtcactctaccataaaggcctgattggtagagtgctgcagagatggttgtccttctggaaggttctccaatctccacaaaGGAACCCTAGAGCTcagtcagtgaccatcgggtccctgaccaaggcacttctcccccgattgctcagtttggccagtggTACAGCTCTGAGTTGTTGGGGaccttcgacacaatcctgtctcgaagctctacagacaattcccttGACCTcttagcttggtttttgctctgacatgcactgtcaactgtgggaccttacataaaCAGCTGTGTTCCtctccaaatcctgtccaatcaattgaacttaccacaggtggattccaatcaagttgtagaaacatctcaaggatgatcaatggaaacaggatgcccctgagctcaatttcaattctcatagcaaagggtctgagtacatatgtaaatatatattttttatacatttgcaaaaatcatTCAAATctcttttcgctttgtcattatggggcattgtgtgtagattgctgagaatgtAGGCATGTTGATCTGGTCAGTAGCCATAGATTTCACGACCAAGCACCTTCCAGATGGCAGAGAAAAGAATTACGGCTACTCGGGCTCAGTAATATATCAGTTCTATGCTGCACTAATGTGAAGTGGGGATAGCTGCAGGAACTGGACAACTCTTGCATCATTCACGTCGTCACAACGCTAGCagctattttatttattattttactatttttaggCTACTCTACATAAAGTACCCAATAGAAAACATCACTTAGCCTACTTACCTGGCTTCTATAAATGTAACTGCTGACTATCATGTGTAGGCTACACGCAGCCTCTGGACACTTATGTTAGGCCccattcattatataaatagaaACATCATCCACATGTAAATGTTTATTATTAAATATCATGAATTTGGCATATTATTTATTGGGACAAATCTCCAAACTAGCTGTGTGTCACTGCCAGAGGATCAACATATGCATCTGTGGCTCTTCCATCATAACACTGTGACTTTGAGATAATTTTATGTTGATTAAATTGCAGCAAATACAACTATAAATTGTTAGCTACATATTTCTCCATTCACAGTGTAATCATGTCAGATTTTTGCCATTTTCTCATGAAGGACATTTGGTGGAATTTGCAGAAAATGAAACACTACTCTGTTGTGGTAGTTCTCTGTAGGTTCTGAGCATTCTGCTGCCTCCTGTTCTTGGTCTTTgctgtggagagaaagagagcgagagagtttaCGTCAGATGCAAAGTTACACATTTCCTGTTTTATTCTTTGTTTCTCTTGTTGGGATCACTCACCAAATTCCTTCTTCAGCATGATCTTCATGCCTATACCCATGGCCAGGATCAGCACCACAGCAGACACACCACAGATCACTATGACCAACAGCGTCGTGTCTAACACACATGGAGACAGCACAGAGGGACAGACATGGGGACAGCACGGAGGGACAGATGTCCCCAGGAATTGGTAGGAAACAAAAACAAGACTTTTCACACAATAGGCTCATTTGCAGAGTAGTAAGACTGAAAGCAATATCTTGAAAGCTCCAAATCCAATCATAagtgtaaacattgtaaatattCAAGTCTCAAATATGACTGGCGAATAGGTCTACCTTCAACTTCAATCTCCTTTGGATCTGAGGTGAAGTTGCCACAGGGACTCTGGATGGTGCAGGCGTATTTATTCTTGCCAGAGGTAGCTATGCCGATCTTCTTCACGGTGAGCTGGCTACTGTTCTCGCCCGTCATGCAGACGCCATCCATCAGCCAGACAAACACCAGCGGGCTTTTTGGTTCCACCGGCAGGTTATGGGCACACTCAATGATGAGGTCATCACCCTCCGCCACTTTGAACCCAGAACTAGTGTTCAGTAGCACTTTAAAATCTGTTTGGTTGAAGAGAGGTTAGGAAATGGTTAAAAAGTGTTGTATGTCATAGTTAGGGTCAAGAGTTGTGATTTTTTTGGTTGTCTCATTCCACCAGGTCACTctatagagatagatatatatatatacacacacacacacacacacacacacacacacacacacacacacacacacacacacacacacaatacctttTGAGCACTGCTGTTGAACTGAAAGAGGCAAATAAGGAAAAAGAGAATATTAGAGAGAGTCCCTGCCTCTGGTGTACAATACATCGTCTTCATCTCCTGCTAACTGTTCTCTCAGAGAcatgtatacactgagtgtacaaaacatttccatgacagactgaccaggtgaaagcagtgatcccttattgatgtcacatgttaaatccacttcaatcagtgtagatcaggcgtgggcaattccagtcctcgagggacagattggtgtcacagttttgccccagctaacacacctgactcccgtttatgagtgccattcagagggtgaatggacaagacaaaaggtGCCAGGTAAAAATATTCTCAGCGTAAAATAGTTCCCAATCTTTCTGATTGTGACGTCATGTTGTAAAATTTCTTACAGCACGCGTATCCATTTGTGTGGACAGCTAAGCTCGTGTagatgtctctctcacacactctccctcaaCCTTAAAGCTGTTCTTTGGGCATGTGCATTTCTACATCTGCCAATCCGGACTCGCGCGTCAAATTGCTGAGAGTTGATTTGAGGAGATTGTTGCGATTGCAAAGACATGGCTCTGCTTTTTCTATTGACAGTGCATACAGTATAGTTGTTCAAGATGGCTCTCTCAAAACAGGACCTGGGAACATCTGCTGATCTATCTACTAGATTAGTGCTTATGTTCTTTCTCAGTCACAAGCTGACCTTACTTCTCCTTTGCTAGTTAGCCAATTCAATCTTATTGGGGAACCTCATCCCTCTCCATACTTGaattgtgacccgattcaggaaactggTCGTATGTCGCCggtcacaacttcacaggagagccatttgaacgtaaaacatttatttaatcaaaatgcgttttttggcagaaatgccttctcgaacatgaactttcatgtgccttaataaatgtgtatgccatctgtaaatacaaatacaattgtttaaattacaagccttgttggttaagccacagaacaagttggcaaccttcccactagccatgattggctgagatagtGAGTGAGCTGGATATACCGAGAgaggagttcagattggtctgccatattgaAGGCTTCTATttgagctcgtcagtctgtgttagtaatcctgtcgaacgtggcctttacatttttttttattgtggagctgcataagtgttgctctccactttctgaaggatcaagttttgaaatcagaggaattagagtatgatcactaaagagatggagaaaacacctgtctccagattacatcttcaaactaagggcaaccgtggtatgGTATTCgtgacagggagacgcgtccatcatgcatgattaTGTATACAGTTAAGATAGCTAACGCTAGACTAActatattttcagatattacacattctAATTTTGACAGTGGTTGCATTTCAAGATAAAGTGTACTgtttactagctaacgttagctggctggctccctagctgacattGTTTCCCAGAGcagtttgcttttctagttagagcctaacattagctaggtaacATTGGACCTGGTTGGTTAGCACACAGcgctgtggcattgttggcactttattcattgttgtttaactagctaacgtctgctggctggctcgttagctaacgtttcGTGTGTACAACAGCCTTTGAATATGGCCTGGGTCAGTTAACGTCTGCAgaaaagcgtaatgaaattgttgccagcagagctgttaaggcagttttcatgttatccagaggtaaacaaatcatcggccagagtgtcaagtgtgcgctccgagaTTGAAACGAGatggtggggctaaagcttacgagggtgtgaacgatgctgaatgggtgtagacaaagagctcttcactagataccaaaacattcaatggtgattttctcaaaagtgagtttacaagttgatcaactttcaaagaagaattactttcctattgttcctcaaatgcagtgtgaggtaccattttgtagctctgagtctgtacttttaCTCAATGTATAAAAACACCATTTTActttttgctacataagactgaatccaggtggtgagtaaCATTTTCAAAATATGTGAAATTGTGGTAGTGGTATCTTAACCCTTTATTGGCCTATGGATAGGGCAAGCACACTTGtaattgttttgtttggaacacaaccctgcatccccaccatcacacaattactgtttatGCAATCCAGAAACTTGTCaatataaatcgcaatctggatCAGGTGGGtgtcatttgaaagcttgttctattgccaacatgactagctaagttacaCAATGATAGTGTTtggctttcacaatgcaattcagagaaacagatccTAATTTTGAAAGGAGTTATCATGAGTACATTCTGGTTCGTGTGCCACGGGGGAATTTTCTTCacaaacaggctcattctgttcataACAACCCAGGGTATTATGACATGTCATCTTGTTACTGTATATCAAACagtgatcataaacattgacaatgTATGACATGGGTTTTATACTATTGAAATGTAACATGCAAATTTAGACTCACAGGTGTTTGGCTGGCTTGTATGAgatcaaagcggtatttattataaaTCAACATCACCTTTCAAAATACATAGTCCTTAAATTTACAGCAtttctcactcagacaacaaaactgTGACAGATCGCCTTGAttctgtcttatgtagcaaaattggaAAGTGTTTTATACATTGGATGAAAGCAgagacagagctacaaaatggtagaTCATACGCTGCATTTGacaaacaatgggaaagtaattctgctttgaaagttgataaacttgtaacctcacttgagaaaatggcctttgaatgttttggtacctagtGGAGAGCGCTTCTTTGTCGAAACCCAtacagcatcgttcacaccctcttaagctttagcttcacccatctctttaagggatgatccgagcgttctgtactaacagcagtagtcaagcacccaagctaactggttaacttgctagctacttccagagacaaaagagagaacagctcactgaccattacTCAACCTAGcaaagctggttaggctgtttttatgttatccagagcattggtgactgcagctgtgctgtcagattgtccattcataaattcagagcgttttgctcTCGGAGCGTACAGAGCGCACACTGCATTGGACTCTCTGGCCGATGAGTGGGTTGATCCGAGTGGTCTGACCTCAAAACGGCAGTCGAGCACTCAAGCtatctacttccagacacaaatgagagaacaccccactcgccctagcagagctggttatccagagcgttggtgactaactgtgctgctggcaacaattgaattatgcttttttgccgacgtttactgacaccggccatatttaaCGGGTGTTGAGTGTTCATAAATTCATGAGTTATTCTGCCCTCTGGCACCCTCAGATGAGAGTTTTATGAAATCGGAGAAGATGGCCAGacaatttacgaacacacccaaaatggttacttgcatagtggagtctaagacatctagctagctaaacaacgaACATTAAacccaactcatgacattactaccctgcatgaatctgcaggtagctaaccaaccagttacaatgttagccagctagcattTAGGCTAtcactagcaaagcaaatggctatgTGATACAAATAATacgatcatacacataacgttacctagcgagccagccagctaacgttagctagctagcttacagtGCACTTTAACTTCAAATGAAAACGAATGTCAAAATTATAAATGTAAcatttgaaaatgtagctagccagACTATTTTACCAGTGCTCTGAAATACGAGTacatagccagagcgaatttaccagctgaCAAGTTGTTGCAGTGACGTTCTATTGAAATTAATACTTGAATAGGAATATTTTGTTAAGACTTTAGCTAGCtcaacaatgaaccataatcccaactcatggcGTTACTACCCTGGATGAATCTgaaggtagctaaccaaccaggttcaatgttagctagcaaacattagGCTGTAACTAGCAAATCAAACTGCTCtgagatcatacacgtaacgttagctagcaagccagccagctaacgttagctagctaacagtacactttaacttgaaatgaaaccactttgaCAAAATTAGAAGTGAGTAATATCtgattgtagctagctagactatatTACCTGTATGCATCtccctgtcatggatgccatggttgcccttagtttgaagatgtaatctggagacaggtgttttctccatctccttagctatcatacacgaattccactgatttcaaaactcggtcctccagaaagtggagagcaacacttacgcAGTTTCATTACACAATAAAAAGTTTAAAGCCGCATTAGACAGGAtacggcagaccaatccgaactcatctctcggcatgtccagcccactcattatctcagccaatcatggctagtgggaaggttgctgttttttttctgtggctaaaccaaccaGGCTCTTAAtctaacaattgtatttgtatttacagatagcacacgtttgttattaaggcacatggaagttcacatgttccagaagggaCCAttgacatacacctagtttcgtGAAACGAGTTTGCAAAAGTTGCTGGGTACAAGTATAAAGGGATACATAACAAAATCATGGATTTTATTGCAGCAATGTCTTCAGGAATGTCTGGGATCTGAGTGAATGGACAGTCATGTACCCACAACAATGGACCCAGACAATTTGAGTGTTTGTCTGCTCTGGAAGTCAACGTCTCATTTAAATACACAACCTGTG is a window encoding:
- the LOC115205399 gene encoding uncharacterized protein LOC115205399 isoform X3, producing MTRDPAQEMVLMKARTGTGLYSLACLLMISSVCSTCVPLMCLRCNLTHSPGISATGLLDKAMCDTLCSGSSQCFNATDFKVLLNTSSGFKVAEGDDLIIECAHNLPVEPKSPLVFVWLMDGVCMTGENSSQLTVKKIGIATSGKNKYACTIQSPCGNFTSDPKEIEVEDTTLLVIVICGVSAVVLILAMGIGMKIMLKKEFAKTKNRRQQNAQNLQRTTTTE
- the LOC115205399 gene encoding uncharacterized protein LOC115205399 isoform X1, producing MTRDPAQEMVLMKARTGTGLYSLACLLMISSVCSTCVPLMCLRCNLTHSPGISATGLLDKAMCDTLCSGSSQCFNATVQQQCSKDFKVLLNTSSGFKVAEGDDLIIECAHNLPVEPKSPLVFVWLMDGVCMTGENSSQLTVKKIGIATSGKNKYACTIQSPCGNFTSDPKEIEVEDTTLLVIVICGVSAVVLILAMGIGMKIMLKKEFAKTKNRRQQNAQNLQRTTTTE
- the LOC115205399 gene encoding uncharacterized protein LOC115205399 isoform X2; translation: MTSHLRQMVLMKARTGTGLYSLACLLMISSVCSTCVPLMCLRCNLTHSPGISATGLLDKAMCDTLCSGSSQCFNATVQQQCSKDFKVLLNTSSGFKVAEGDDLIIECAHNLPVEPKSPLVFVWLMDGVCMTGENSSQLTVKKIGIATSGKNKYACTIQSPCGNFTSDPKEIEVEDTTLLVIVICGVSAVVLILAMGIGMKIMLKKEFAKTKNRRQQNAQNLQRTTTTE